The following are encoded together in the Puniceicoccaceae bacterium genome:
- a CDS encoding TrpB-like pyridoxal phosphate-dependent enzyme has translation MSRIKKIVLSDEEMPRQWYNLAADVPMNPPLGPDGKPISPEMLAPVFPMNIIEQEVSTDRWIDIPEPVLELLARWRPTPLVRAYALEEALGTPAKIYYKNESVSPAGSHKPNTAVAQAWYNKTFGIKRITTETGAGQWGSALSFACALLGLECKVFMVRISFDQKPFRKMMMGTWGGTCVASPSMETEAGRSILAQYPDTPGSLGIAISEAVEQAVSDATGQTRYALGSVLNHVMLHQSIIGLETRIQLKKFGETRPDVVIGCAGGGSNFAGLSFPFLHDKINGDAIRVVAAEPASCPTLTKGPFSYDHGDVARMTPLLPMHTLGHRFIPEPIHAGGLRYHGMAPLVSAAVQQGLIEAQAIHQLECFESGLLFSKTEGIIPAPETTHAIASAIREAKQAKEEGKQRVIVFNFSGHGMMDLVGYEKYLEGRLEDYELPMEVIERYLAEIKGHPVPARL, from the coding sequence ATGAGTCGAATTAAGAAGATCGTTCTCTCTGATGAGGAAATGCCGCGCCAGTGGTACAACCTGGCAGCTGATGTTCCGATGAATCCTCCGCTTGGACCTGACGGAAAGCCCATCTCACCGGAGATGCTGGCACCCGTATTCCCGATGAACATCATCGAGCAGGAAGTGAGCACAGATCGATGGATTGACATTCCGGAACCGGTTCTGGAACTGCTGGCCCGGTGGCGTCCCACTCCGCTGGTCCGCGCCTATGCTCTGGAGGAGGCATTGGGTACGCCTGCAAAGATTTATTACAAGAACGAGAGTGTGTCTCCGGCGGGAAGTCACAAACCGAATACGGCAGTTGCCCAGGCATGGTATAACAAAACCTTTGGCATCAAGCGCATCACGACGGAAACGGGGGCAGGGCAGTGGGGAAGTGCACTCTCCTTTGCCTGTGCATTGCTCGGCCTGGAGTGCAAGGTTTTCATGGTACGCATCAGTTTTGACCAGAAACCGTTCCGCAAGATGATGATGGGAACCTGGGGCGGAACTTGTGTGGCGAGTCCGAGTATGGAAACCGAAGCAGGGCGCTCGATCCTGGCACAGTATCCGGATACACCCGGATCGTTGGGCATCGCCATTTCGGAAGCGGTGGAACAGGCCGTGTCCGATGCGACCGGACAGACGCGTTATGCCCTGGGCAGCGTGCTCAATCATGTGATGCTGCACCAGAGCATCATTGGACTGGAAACGCGCATTCAACTGAAGAAATTTGGCGAGACGCGACCGGATGTGGTGATTGGGTGTGCAGGCGGTGGAAGCAATTTTGCGGGTTTGTCCTTTCCCTTTCTGCATGATAAGATCAACGGTGATGCCATTCGAGTCGTTGCGGCTGAGCCTGCTTCCTGTCCGACGCTGACGAAAGGCCCCTTTTCCTATGATCATGGTGACGTGGCAAGGATGACGCCGCTGCTGCCCATGCACACTTTGGGGCATCGCTTCATTCCGGAACCCATCCACGCGGGTGGACTGCGCTATCATGGCATGGCTCCGCTGGTGAGTGCTGCGGTGCAGCAGGGGTTGATCGAAGCGCAGGCGATCCATCAACTGGAGTGTTTTGAATCGGGCCTGCTGTTTTCCAAAACGGAGGGCATCATTCCTGCACCGGAGACAACGCACGCGATCGCCTCTGCCATTCGCGAGGCAAAACAGGCCAAGGAGGAAGGAAAGCAGCGTGTGATTGTATTCAACTTCAGCGGTCACGGCATGATGGATCTCGTCGGTTACGAAAAATACCTCGAAGGGCGCCTCGAAGACTACG